One window of Burkholderiales bacterium genomic DNA carries:
- a CDS encoding (2Fe-2S)-binding protein, which yields MAKVEITVNGKKESREVEDRTLLVNFIRDSLGLTGTHVGCDTSQCGCCTVHMNGRAVKSCTVLAVQANGSDVLTIEGLAKDGELHPVQQAFTECHALQCGFCTPGMIMATAGFLKDNPNPSDEEIIHNLEGNLCRCTGYVNIVKAVKRSSELLQK from the coding sequence GTGGCCAAAGTCGAAATCACCGTCAACGGCAAGAAGGAATCGCGCGAGGTCGAAGACCGCACGCTGCTCGTCAACTTCATCCGCGATTCGCTGGGGCTGACCGGCACCCACGTGGGCTGCGACACCAGCCAGTGCGGCTGCTGCACGGTGCACATGAACGGCCGCGCGGTGAAGTCCTGCACCGTGCTCGCGGTGCAGGCGAACGGCTCGGACGTGCTGACGATCGAAGGGCTCGCCAAGGACGGCGAGCTGCATCCGGTGCAGCAGGCGTTCACCGAGTGCCATGCGCTCCAGTGCGGCTTCTGCACGCCGGGCATGATCATGGCGACCGCGGGTTTCCTCAAGGACAACCCGAACCCGAGCGACGAAGAGATCATTCACAACCTCGAAGGCAATCTCTGCCGCTGCACGGGTTACGTCAACATCGTCAAAGCGGTGAAGCGCAGTTCCGAGCTGCTACAGAAGTAA
- a CDS encoding MFS transporter, producing MQLPAALRHRNYQYYFAGQGLSVLGTWMQRVAMYWLVYRLSGSELLLGLSGFMSQVPVLVIGPFGGIWADRADRRRLLILTQAAAMVQAALLAYLTLSGNVQVWHVIAMSGMLGIINAVDMPLRQSFVVDIVGDRKDLPSAIAMNSLTNNSGRLIGPSIAGATIAVTSEGACFAFNALSYLAVLCALLAMRIDHVRPPREHAGVIDALKGGARYAWRNWPVRRLLFLLACMSFMATPYTVLMPVYVDRVLHGGPHTMGYMLSAAGVGAVIGTAYLAVRSQLKGLVTIIASSVIAAGAALVVFAVSPSIYVSGAMMAVVGFGVVVTGAGVNTLIQVIVADAMRGRVMSFYTMSFMGVAPLGSISIGAIAAAAGVQVALGLGGVACAAAGVQFIRGRERVRTALRAAAEDREKALLTAKDAKESQNGFPPARE from the coding sequence ATGCAGCTGCCGGCCGCGCTGCGGCACCGTAACTACCAGTATTACTTCGCCGGTCAGGGCCTGTCGGTGCTCGGCACGTGGATGCAGCGCGTGGCGATGTACTGGCTCGTCTACCGGCTCTCCGGTTCGGAGCTCCTGCTGGGCTTGTCGGGCTTCATGTCGCAAGTGCCGGTGCTCGTCATCGGGCCGTTCGGCGGCATCTGGGCCGATCGTGCCGACCGCCGGCGGCTCCTCATCCTCACCCAGGCCGCGGCGATGGTGCAGGCGGCGCTGCTCGCGTATCTCACGCTGAGCGGCAACGTGCAGGTGTGGCACGTGATCGCGATGTCGGGGATGCTCGGCATCATCAACGCGGTCGACATGCCGCTGCGCCAGTCGTTCGTGGTCGACATCGTCGGCGACCGCAAGGACCTGCCGAGCGCGATCGCGATGAACTCGCTCACCAACAACAGCGGGCGGCTGATCGGGCCGTCGATCGCGGGCGCGACGATCGCCGTCACCTCCGAAGGCGCGTGCTTCGCCTTCAATGCGCTGTCGTATCTGGCGGTGCTCTGCGCGCTGCTCGCGATGCGCATCGACCATGTGCGCCCGCCGCGCGAGCATGCGGGCGTGATCGACGCGCTGAAGGGCGGCGCGCGCTACGCGTGGCGCAACTGGCCGGTACGGCGGCTGCTGTTCCTGCTCGCGTGCATGAGCTTCATGGCGACGCCGTACACCGTGCTGATGCCGGTCTACGTCGACCGGGTGCTGCACGGCGGGCCGCACACGATGGGGTACATGCTGAGCGCGGCCGGCGTCGGCGCGGTGATCGGGACCGCGTATCTCGCGGTGCGCTCCCAGCTCAAGGGGCTGGTCACGATCATCGCAAGCTCGGTGATCGCCGCGGGCGCGGCGCTCGTCGTCTTCGCGGTCTCGCCGTCGATCTACGTCTCCGGCGCGATGATGGCGGTCGTCGGTTTCGGCGTGGTCGTCACCGGCGCGGGCGTGAACACCCTGATCCAGGTCATCGTCGCGGACGCGATGCGCGGCCGCGTGATGAGCTTCTACACCATGTCCTTCATGGGCGTGGCACCGCTCGGCTCGATCAGCATCGGCGCGATCGCCGCGGCGGCTGGGGTGCAGGTGGCGCTCGGATTGGGCGGCGTCGCGTGCGCCGCGGCGGGGGTGCAGTTCATCCGCGGCCGCGAGCGCGTCAGGACTGCGCTGCGGGCCGCCGCCGAGGACAGAGAAAAGGCGTTGTTAACCGCCAAGGACGCAAAGGAAAGTCAAAATGGATTCCCGCCTGCGCGGGAATGA
- a CDS encoding xanthine dehydrogenase family protein molybdopterin-binding subunit — MGHHDLFEVDGAHVSRLEDLRLITGAGTYAADWNLPGQLHAYFLRADRAHAKIVSIDTSAASKAPGVVGIYTGEDAVKAGYTRGVTFLNFKGIGGMEGRIPERPAMAHGRVRFVGEPVALVVAESAGAAQDAAELIAIEYQDLPVVIDPEEAVRPGATQLHDSVPDNTPFEYEAGDKAATDAAFAKAVRVTKLRMESTRVVPNPMEPRACLVAYEPRDESYTVHVCIQGQNMMKRQLSSYTKVPEDKLHIVARDVGGGFGQRSTAYPEYCALMIAAKATGRPVKWVSSRTEGFLSDTHGRGNIIEGELALDRNGKFLGMRLNWLADMGAYLSPAGPVSHIRNPATMLSGVYKIPALYGYWRLAVTNTAPIAAYRGAGRPDIAYAIERLVSNAAAEMKIDPAELRRRNFIQPEEFPYKTPTGTTYDNADLPGVLEKALDLADWMGYNARCSSSKAKGKLRGVGIATVIENTGAGMYPKDQVELVANEDGTVTAYTVAKSQGQSHETTFAMMVGKALGIPAERVKVVQNFSDRALIGNHTGGSRSMVGAGTVCHIAGEKLVQHATSLAAEALHVEPSQVTYRAGEFTGPEAGMTITLAELAATREVKVTGEGTFGTTYPNGCHIAEVEIDPDTGVTDIVRYLTIDDCGVVVNHTVVEGQMHGAVAQGAGQVFGEHAIYDRETGQLVTATFSDYYMPRAGLLPDIEMAEHVTASRVNPLGIKGMGESGCTASLPALVNAVVDAVRPLGIQHLDMPLTPAKVWAAIAAKRPAADAR; from the coding sequence CGCGGCCGACTGGAACCTGCCGGGGCAGCTCCACGCCTATTTCCTGCGCGCCGATCGCGCGCACGCGAAGATCGTCTCGATCGACACGAGCGCCGCATCGAAGGCGCCGGGCGTGGTCGGCATCTACACCGGCGAGGACGCGGTCAAAGCCGGCTACACGCGCGGCGTCACGTTCCTCAACTTCAAGGGCATCGGCGGCATGGAAGGCCGCATTCCCGAGCGTCCCGCGATGGCGCACGGCCGCGTGCGCTTCGTGGGCGAGCCGGTGGCGCTGGTCGTCGCCGAGTCGGCGGGCGCTGCACAGGACGCCGCCGAGCTGATCGCGATCGAGTACCAGGACCTGCCGGTCGTCATCGATCCCGAAGAGGCGGTGCGCCCGGGCGCTACGCAACTGCACGACAGCGTTCCGGACAACACCCCTTTCGAATACGAAGCGGGGGACAAGGCCGCGACCGACGCCGCGTTCGCCAAGGCGGTGCGCGTGACCAAGCTCAGGATGGAATCGACGCGCGTGGTGCCCAACCCGATGGAGCCGCGCGCGTGCCTCGTCGCGTACGAGCCCCGCGACGAGAGCTACACGGTGCACGTGTGCATCCAGGGCCAGAACATGATGAAGCGCCAGCTCTCGAGCTATACCAAGGTGCCCGAGGACAAGCTGCACATCGTCGCGCGCGACGTCGGCGGCGGCTTCGGCCAGCGCAGCACCGCCTATCCCGAGTACTGCGCGCTGATGATCGCGGCGAAGGCGACCGGCCGCCCGGTGAAATGGGTGTCGTCGCGCACCGAAGGCTTTCTCTCGGATACGCACGGTCGCGGCAACATCATCGAAGGCGAGCTCGCGCTCGACAGGAACGGCAAGTTTCTCGGCATGCGTCTCAACTGGCTCGCCGACATGGGCGCGTATCTCTCGCCCGCAGGGCCGGTGAGCCACATCCGCAATCCGGCGACCATGCTGTCCGGCGTATACAAGATCCCGGCGCTCTACGGCTACTGGCGCCTCGCGGTGACCAACACCGCGCCGATCGCGGCGTACCGCGGCGCGGGCCGCCCCGACATCGCGTACGCCATCGAGCGGCTCGTGAGCAATGCGGCGGCGGAGATGAAGATCGACCCGGCGGAGCTGCGCCGGCGCAACTTCATCCAGCCCGAAGAGTTTCCGTACAAGACGCCGACCGGCACCACGTACGACAACGCCGATCTTCCCGGGGTGCTCGAGAAAGCGCTCGATCTCGCCGATTGGATGGGCTACAACGCCCGCTGCTCGTCATCGAAGGCGAAAGGCAAGCTGCGCGGAGTGGGCATCGCGACGGTGATCGAGAACACCGGCGCGGGCATGTATCCGAAAGACCAGGTCGAGCTCGTCGCGAACGAGGACGGCACGGTCACCGCCTACACCGTCGCCAAGTCGCAGGGCCAGAGCCACGAGACGACGTTCGCGATGATGGTCGGCAAGGCGCTCGGCATCCCCGCCGAGCGCGTGAAGGTCGTCCAGAATTTCAGCGACCGTGCGCTGATCGGCAATCACACCGGCGGCTCGCGCTCGATGGTCGGCGCGGGCACGGTCTGCCACATCGCCGGCGAGAAGCTCGTGCAGCACGCGACCAGCCTCGCCGCGGAAGCGCTGCACGTCGAGCCTTCTCAGGTGACGTACCGCGCCGGCGAGTTCACCGGCCCCGAGGCCGGCATGACGATCACGCTCGCCGAGCTGGCCGCGACGCGCGAGGTGAAAGTGACCGGCGAAGGCACGTTCGGCACGACCTATCCGAACGGCTGCCACATCGCAGAGGTCGAGATCGATCCCGACACCGGCGTCACCGACATCGTGCGCTACCTCACCATCGACGACTGCGGCGTGGTCGTGAACCACACCGTGGTCGAAGGCCAGATGCACGGCGCGGTCGCGCAGGGCGCGGGACAGGTGTTCGGCGAGCACGCGATCTACGACCGCGAGACCGGTCAGCTCGTCACCGCGACGTTCAGCGATTACTACATGCCGCGCGCCGGCCTGCTGCCGGACATCGAGATGGCCGAGCACGTCACCGCGTCGCGCGTGAATCCGCTCGGCATCAAGGGGATGGGAGAATCGGGCTGCACGGCATCGCTGCCCGCGCTCGTCAACGCGGTGGTCGACGCGGTCCGCCCGCTCGGTATACAACACCTCGACATGCCGCTCACACCGGCTAAAGTATGGGCCGCGATCGCTGCGAAGCGCCCGGCGGCCGACGCCCGATAG
- a CDS encoding xanthine dehydrogenase family protein subunit M, with translation MYSFNYVKPKSLAEVGEFLQANPDARPLAGGMTLIPTLKARLAQPSHLVDIGALDELKGIEVRNNALVIGAGTRHVEVARSQKVREAIPALADLANHIGDPAVRNCGTIGGSVANNDPAADYPAGVLGLGATIVTNKREIAADDFFQGMFATALEAGELIVRVSFPVPKRAAYQKFAHPASRYAMCGVFVAETSKGVRVAVTGAGPGVYRWSEAEAALGKNLSADALAGLATSPDGMNEDIHGTREYRANLVNVMTKRAVNKLLGR, from the coding sequence GTGTATTCATTCAACTACGTAAAACCCAAGTCCCTCGCGGAAGTCGGCGAGTTCCTGCAGGCCAATCCCGACGCGCGTCCGCTCGCGGGCGGCATGACGCTGATCCCGACGCTGAAGGCCCGGCTCGCCCAGCCGTCGCATCTGGTCGACATCGGCGCGCTCGACGAGCTCAAAGGCATCGAGGTCAGGAACAATGCGCTGGTCATTGGCGCCGGCACCCGCCACGTCGAGGTCGCGCGCTCGCAGAAAGTGCGCGAGGCGATCCCGGCGCTCGCCGACCTCGCCAACCACATCGGCGATCCGGCGGTGCGTAATTGCGGGACCATCGGCGGCTCGGTGGCCAACAACGATCCGGCCGCGGACTATCCGGCAGGCGTGCTGGGCCTGGGCGCGACGATCGTCACCAACAAGCGCGAGATCGCCGCCGACGATTTCTTCCAGGGCATGTTCGCGACCGCGCTGGAAGCCGGCGAGCTGATCGTGCGCGTCTCGTTCCCGGTGCCCAAACGCGCGGCGTATCAGAAGTTCGCGCATCCGGCGTCGCGTTACGCGATGTGCGGGGTGTTCGTCGCCGAGACGAGTAAAGGCGTGCGCGTCGCGGTGACCGGTGCGGGTCCGGGCGTGTATCGCTGGAGCGAAGCCGAAGCCGCATTGGGCAAGAACCTCTCGGCCGACGCGCTCGCGGGGCTCGCGACCTCGCCCGACGGCATGAACGAAGACATCCACGGCACGCGCGAGTACCGCGCCAACCTGGTGAATGTCATGACCAAGCGCGCAGTCAACAAACTACTCGGGAGATAG
- a CDS encoding CocE/NonD family hydrolase C-terminal non-catalytic domain-containing protein: protein MQVVTVQHGRGERGPKSRVTGEPVCGDVTLPDEELRKNRADMWGNVLSRPLIDDYYRERTADLSRLTAPLLSAANWGGQGLHTRGNFEGYTRAGSKQKWLEVHGDSHWAPFYTDYGVGLQKRFFDHFLKGEDNGWDRQPKVLLNVRHPGERFEPRHENEWPLARTQWTRYYLDLKERTLSTAPSSTAATLEYDAMGDGVTFRMPPLKAPLEITGPSALKLFLSSSTTDADVFAVLRVFAPDGTEIVFQGALDPHTPVAQGWLRASHRKLDPQLSLPHRPYHTHDEAQPLKPGEQVELDVEIWPTCIVVPAGYTIALTIRGRDYEYEGEAATLSNMKNPMKGCGPFVHDDPADRPPSIFGGKVTLHADSARQPYVLLPIIP, encoded by the coding sequence ATGCAGGTCGTCACGGTGCAGCACGGGCGGGGCGAGCGCGGCCCGAAAAGCCGCGTGACGGGCGAGCCGGTGTGCGGCGACGTGACGCTCCCCGACGAAGAGCTCAGAAAGAATCGCGCCGACATGTGGGGCAATGTGCTCTCGCGCCCGCTGATCGACGACTACTACCGCGAGCGCACCGCCGATCTCTCCAGGCTGACCGCGCCGCTGCTCTCGGCCGCGAACTGGGGTGGGCAAGGCCTGCACACGCGGGGCAACTTCGAAGGCTACACGCGCGCCGGCTCGAAGCAGAAGTGGCTGGAAGTGCACGGCGACTCGCACTGGGCGCCGTTCTATACCGACTACGGCGTCGGGCTGCAGAAGCGATTTTTCGACCACTTCCTCAAAGGCGAGGACAACGGCTGGGACCGTCAGCCGAAGGTGCTGCTGAACGTCCGCCATCCGGGGGAACGGTTCGAGCCTCGGCACGAGAACGAGTGGCCGCTCGCGCGCACGCAGTGGACGCGCTACTACCTCGACCTGAAGGAGCGCACGCTGTCGACGGCGCCGTCTTCGACGGCGGCGACGCTCGAGTACGATGCGATGGGCGACGGCGTCACCTTTCGCATGCCGCCCCTGAAAGCGCCGCTCGAGATCACCGGCCCGTCGGCGCTCAAGCTCTTCCTGTCCTCGTCGACCACCGACGCCGACGTCTTCGCGGTGCTGCGCGTCTTCGCACCGGACGGCACGGAGATCGTGTTCCAGGGCGCGCTCGATCCGCATACGCCGGTCGCGCAGGGCTGGCTGCGCGCCTCGCACCGCAAGCTCGATCCGCAGCTCTCGCTGCCCCATCGCCCGTACCACACGCACGACGAAGCGCAGCCGCTGAAGCCGGGCGAGCAAGTCGAGCTCGACGTCGAGATCTGGCCGACGTGCATCGTGGTGCCCGCGGGCTACACGATCGCGCTGACGATCCGCGGCAGGGATTACGAGTACGAAGGCGAAGCCGCGACGCTCTCGAACATGAAGAACCCGATGAAAGGCTGCGGGCCTTTCGTGCACGACGATCCGGCGGACCGGCCGCCTTCGATCTTCGGCGGGAAAGTGACGCTGCACGCGGACAGCGCCCGACAGCCATACGTCTTGTTGCCGATAATCCCGTGA